In Terriglobales bacterium, the genomic window TCTCGGCGACCCTGGCGCACTGGCTTTCGGTATCGGCGCCGGCCGTAACTATGGCGCTACGCCGCTTGAAGAAGGATGGTCTAGTGACGGTGCACGCCGATGGGCGGGTTCGTCTGACGGCGGCGGGGCGCGAGATCGCTCGCCATCTGATGGTGCGCCACCACCTGATCGAGCGGATGCTCCACGAAGTGTTTGGCATGGAATGGTACAAAACCCACGACGAGGCAGAGCGGCTGGAACACGCGGTTTCAGCGGATTTCGAGGCTCGCTTGGTGGAAAAACTGGGACGCGGGAGGGCCTGTCCGCACGGCAATCTGACCACGCCGGAGAGCCCCGCATCGCGCCGACGGCGGGGTCTGGTGCTGCTGTCCAGCGCCGAACCAGGAAAGACATACACCGTAGCTGCGCTGTACGAGCGCGACCGCAAGCTGCTGGAGTTTCTCGACAGCCGCGGCGTGCGTCCCGGGGCCAAGATTCATGTGGTGAACCGTAACTACGACCAAACCCTCACACTGGAAGGCGAGGCTGGGGTTGTGCCGCTGGGTGGAGCAGCGGCGGAGAGGGTTTGGGTTTCGGCAGACAAAAATCATCGCCATGGCGGGCGCTCAGAAACACGGGGTTAACTCCGGTTCACCTTTCTAAATTTGCTCCTGCTAAAGGGCAACAGCGGATCGATTGGCAAGGTCTTAGGCACTATGGCGAGCGATAGCAAAACCTGGAACCTGGAGCGAGAACAGCAGAGCCTGCCAGAGGTGCACCGCACGCTTCCCATACCTGACTCGCCGGCATTTCTGCGCAAACTAATCGCCTTCGCCGGTCCCGGCTTCCTGGTAGCAGTGGGATACATGGATCCCGGAAATTGGGCCACCGACCTGGCTGGCGGCTCCATGTACAACTACAAGCTGCTGTCGGTGATCATGATCTCCAACCTCATGGCCATTTTGCTGCAGAGCCTGGCGTTGAAGTTGGGAATCGTTTCCGGACGCGACCTGGCGCAGGCCTGCCGCGACTCGTTCAGCCGGCGAACCACAATTCTGCTGTGGGTGTTTGCCGAAGTTGCGATTGCCGCCTGCGATTTGGCGGAGGTGATTGGCTCGGCCATTGCTCTCAATCTTCTATTTCACATCCCCCTGCTGTGGGGCGTGTGCATTACCGCTCTGGACGTCCTGGTGATTCTTTTCCTGCAGCAGAAAGGATTTCGCTACATTGAGGCGGTTGTCATCACTCTTATCGCGGTGATCGGGGTGTGCTTCGGGCTGGAGATCTTGTTCTCGCGACCGAGCATGTTAGGAATCGCCCAGGGGTTCATTCCTTCGGCGCAAATCCTGAAAGATCCGGGCATGTTGTATATCGCCATCGGAATCCTCGGCGCGACGGTGATGCCACATAACTTGTATCTGCACTCGGCGATCGTGCAGACGCGTGATTTTGCCCGCACCCGCGAAGGCATGAGGGAAGCGATCAAGTATTCGCAGATCGATTCGGCGGGGGCGCTGACGATCGCGCTGCTTGTGAACGCCGCCATCTTGATCGTTTCAGCGGCCACGTTCTACCAGGCTGGATACAACCACATAGCCGAAATTCAGGACGCTTACAAGCTACTTTCCCCGTTGCTGGGAGTGACGGGTGCGAGCACGATCTTTGCCCTGGCTTTGCTGGCTTCAGGGCAGAACTCCACGCTGACCGGAACCCTGGCCGGTCAGGTGGTGATGGAGGGATTTCTGAATATCCGTTTGCGGCCCTGGCTGCGGCGGCTGATTACGCGTGCGCTGGCCATCATACCCGCAGTGATAGTCACGGCGATTGCCGGCGCCAGCGGTACTGCCAGGCTGCTCGTCCTCAGCCAGGTCGTGCTGAGCATGCAATTGAGTTTCGCCGTAGTTCCCCTCGTTATGTTCACCAGCGATCGCCGCAAAATGGGCGAGTTCGTCAATCCGGCGTGGTTGAAAGCACTGGCGTGGGTGACGGCTGTGTTCATTGCGGTGTTGAATGCGTGGCTGCTGGTGCAGGCCGTGCATACTGTTTAGCTGAAGAGTACAAAAAGCATTCCCGAGAGATTACACTAATCTGTTTGGGAGACGGGTCTCCGGCGTCCTGTTTGCATCGCACTCCCGAACCCTACATCCAACCTAATTGAAGGTACTTCACATGAATAGTTTTGGCAGCCGCTCCGTGTTTCGCGTCGGAGGCCGGGAATTCGAGATCTATGGTCTCGACGCTCTGGATAAACAGGGAATCGCCACCCGGCATTTGCCTTATTCGCTGCGAATCCTGCTCGAAAACCTGCTCCGCAATGAGAACGGCACGGTCAAGAAAGACGACATCCTCACGCTCGCGAAATGGGATGGTAAGAAGCCTTCGAGCCAGGAGATCGCGTTCATGCCGGCCCGCGTCTTGATGCAGGATTTCACCGGCGTGCCTGCGGTCGTGGACCTGGCGGCGATGCGCGATGCCATGGCGCGGCTGGGAGGCGATCCCTCCAGAATCAATCCCATTCAGCCGGCGGAATTGGTGATCGATCATTCAGTGCAGGTGGATGAGTTTGGAACCCCGGCGTCATTTCAGCTCAATGCGGAGATGGAATTCCAGCGCAACAAGGAGCGTTATGCCTTCCTGCGGTGGGGACAAACGGCGTTCAAGAACTTCGCCATTGTGCCACCCGACACCGGCATCGTTCACCAGGTGAATTTGGAATATCTGGCGCGGGTGGTGTTTATCGGGCCAAAAGGACAGAGCGGCCATCCGATGGCATATCCCGACACGCTTGTCGGCACGGATTCGCACACTACCATGATTAACGGGCTCGGCGTGCTGGGTTGGGGCGTGGGTGGAATTGAAGCCGAAGCCGCCATGCTGAATCAGCCGGTTTCAATGCTGATTCCGGAAGTCGTCGGGGTGCGGTTGACTGGCAATCTGCGGGAGGGGTCGACCGCTACCGACCTGGTACTCACGATTACGGAGATGCTCCGCAAGGAAGGCGTGGTAGGCAAATTCGTGGAGTACTTCGGTCCGGGTCTAGCGAATTTGCCGCTCGCTGACCGCGCCACTATCGGCAACATGTCGCCGGAATACGGGGCTACGTGCGGTATCTTCCCAGTGGACCAGGAGACGCTGCGCTTTCTGGCTTTTAGCGGCCGGTCCAAAGAGCAGATCGAACTGGTCGAAGCCTATTGCAAAGAGCAGGGGCTGTTCCACACACCTGATTTTCCAGAAGCGACCTACTCCAAGGTTCTGCGTCTGGATCTGGCGAGTGTGGAGCCCAGCGTTTCCGGACCTAAGCGCCCGCAGGACCGGGTTGCGCTCAGCCACATCAACCAGTCGTTTAGCGATGCTCTGCCTTCGTTGCTGAAGCCTAATGCCAAGACTCCGGCGAATGCGGCAAAAGTATCCGGCAATGGCGATCTGCGGTCCAATTTGCACCACGGGAGCGTAGTGATCGCGGCTATCACCAGCTGCACCAATACTTCGAATCCATCGGTCATGCTGGCCGCAGGTTTGCTGGCCAAGAAGGCGGTCGAGAAGGGGCTGAAGCGGCCCGCATGGGTGAAAACATCGCTGGCGCCCGGCTCGAAAGTCGTGACCGAGTATTACAAGACTGCGGGACTGACGAAGTACCTCGATGAACTGGGCTTCAACCTGGTGGGATACGGTTGTACGACGTGCATCGGGAATTCCGGACCGTTGCCCCAGGAAGTG contains:
- a CDS encoding metal-dependent transcriptional regulator, producing the protein MITVSKEDYIKAIMEAESEGTDVISATLAHWLSVSAPAVTMALRRLKKDGLVTVHADGRVRLTAAGREIARHLMVRHHLIERMLHEVFGMEWYKTHDEAERLEHAVSADFEARLVEKLGRGRACPHGNLTTPESPASRRRRGLVLLSSAEPGKTYTVAALYERDRKLLEFLDSRGVRPGAKIHVVNRNYDQTLTLEGEAGVVPLGGAAAERVWVSADKNHRHGGRSETRG
- a CDS encoding Nramp family divalent metal transporter, yielding MASDSKTWNLEREQQSLPEVHRTLPIPDSPAFLRKLIAFAGPGFLVAVGYMDPGNWATDLAGGSMYNYKLLSVIMISNLMAILLQSLALKLGIVSGRDLAQACRDSFSRRTTILLWVFAEVAIAACDLAEVIGSAIALNLLFHIPLLWGVCITALDVLVILFLQQKGFRYIEAVVITLIAVIGVCFGLEILFSRPSMLGIAQGFIPSAQILKDPGMLYIAIGILGATVMPHNLYLHSAIVQTRDFARTREGMREAIKYSQIDSAGALTIALLVNAAILIVSAATFYQAGYNHIAEIQDAYKLLSPLLGVTGASTIFALALLASGQNSTLTGTLAGQVVMEGFLNIRLRPWLRRLITRALAIIPAVIVTAIAGASGTARLLVLSQVVLSMQLSFAVVPLVMFTSDRRKMGEFVNPAWLKALAWVTAVFIAVLNAWLLVQAVHTV
- the acnA gene encoding aconitate hydratase AcnA, with product MNSFGSRSVFRVGGREFEIYGLDALDKQGIATRHLPYSLRILLENLLRNENGTVKKDDILTLAKWDGKKPSSQEIAFMPARVLMQDFTGVPAVVDLAAMRDAMARLGGDPSRINPIQPAELVIDHSVQVDEFGTPASFQLNAEMEFQRNKERYAFLRWGQTAFKNFAIVPPDTGIVHQVNLEYLARVVFIGPKGQSGHPMAYPDTLVGTDSHTTMINGLGVLGWGVGGIEAEAAMLNQPVSMLIPEVVGVRLTGNLREGSTATDLVLTITEMLRKEGVVGKFVEYFGPGLANLPLADRATIGNMSPEYGATCGIFPVDQETLRFLAFSGRSKEQIELVEAYCKEQGLFHTPDFPEATYSKVLRLDLASVEPSVSGPKRPQDRVALSHINQSFSDALPSLLKPNAKTPANAAKVSGNGDLRSNLHHGSVVIAAITSCTNTSNPSVMLAAGLLAKKAVEKGLKRPAWVKTSLAPGSKVVTEYYKTAGLTKYLDELGFNLVGYGCTTCIGNSGPLPQEVSELVNEQDLVVASVLSGNRNFEGRINSEVRANYLMSPPLVVAFALAGRIDFDPVNDPLGKGKDGKPVYLRDVWPTQKEVDETIRRCVKAEQFSKTYSEVFEGDERWRSLNVPQGQTFRWDDKSTYIRQAPYFDGMSTTVPPVQEITGARVLAKLGHSVTTDHVSPAGSIKPDSPAGKYLIERGVAVKDFNSYGSRRGNHEVMVRGTFANTRIRNKLVPSREGGYTRHLTDGQEMSIYDAAMKYKAEGVPLIVLAGKEYGSGSSRDWAAKGPALQGVRCVIAESFERIHRSNLVGMGILPLQFLPDQDGDKLGLTGEEVFDIIGLRAMLDNFKPGSTVKVRTKKSDGSTSEFACTLRIDTPQEVLYYKHGGILQYVLRQLLGGK